One region of Wyeomyia smithii strain HCP4-BCI-WySm-NY-G18 chromosome 3, ASM2978416v1, whole genome shotgun sequence genomic DNA includes:
- the LOC129729106 gene encoding DNA ligase 1-like: protein MGIAGAVAPGISILSLGLDSTGDENSTPTFQHNTQPLRSESVNMSANPTAVDGFRLLFFGAVPPGSVCTVFTLTHGIMTKDERRKTKDEGRKTKDERQRTKDRRQKTKDKRQKTKDKRQKTKDKRQKTKDKRQKTKDKRQKTKDKRQKTKDKRRKTKDKRQKTKDKRQKTKDKRQKTKDKRQKTKDKRQKTKDKRQKTKDKRQKTKDKRQKTKDKRQKTKDKRQKTKDKRQKTKDKRQKTKDKRQKDKRQKTKDKRQKTKDKRQKTKDKRQKTKDKRQKTKDKRQKTKDKRQMTKNKRQKTKDKRQKTKDKRQKTKDKRQKTKDKRQKTKDKRQKTKDKRQKTKDKRQKTKDKRQKTKDKRQKTKDKRQKTKDKRQKTKDKRQKTKDKRQKTKDKRQKTKDKRQKTKDKKQKTKDKRQKTKDKRQKTKDKRQKTKDKRQKTKDKRQKTKDKRQ, encoded by the exons ATGGGAATTGCCGGAGCCGTTGCCCCCGGAATAAGCATACTGTCACTTGGCTTGGACTCGACGGGCGATGAGAATTCAACGCCTACTTTTCAGCACAACACGCAGCCGTTGCGCAGCGAAAGTGTCAACATGAGTGCAAACCCGACTGCCGTTGACGGTTTTAGGCTGCTATTTTTTGGGGCGGTTCCCCCCGGTAGCGTGTGTACGGTTTTTACCCTCACGCACGGTATCATG ACGAAAGACGAAAGACGAAAAACGAAAGACGAAGGACGAAAGACAAAAGACGAAAGACAAAGGACAAAAGACagaagacaaaagacaaaagacaaaagacaaaagacaaaagacaaaagacaaaagacaaaagacaaaagacaaaagacaaaagacaaaagacaaaagacaaaagacaaaagacaaaagacaaaagacaaaagacaaaagacaaaagacaaaagacgaaagacaaaagacaaaagacaaaagacaaaagacaaaagacaaaagacaaaagacaaaagacaaaagacaaaagacaaaagacaaaagacaaaagacaaaagacaaaagacaaaagacaaaagacaaaaaacaaaagacaaaagacaaaagacaaaagacaaaagacaaaagacaaaagacaaaagacaaaagacaaaagacaaaagacaaaagacaaaagacaaaagacaaaagacaaaagacaaaagacaaaagacaaaagacaaaagacaa aaagacaaaagacaaaagacaaaagacaaaagacaaaagacaaaagacaaaagacaaaagacaaaagacaaaagacaaaagacaaaagacaaaagacaaaagacaaaagacaaaagacaaaagacaaaagacaaaagacaaatgacaaaaaacaaaagacaaaagacaaaagacaaaagacaaaagacaaaagacaaaagacaaaagacaaaagacaaaagacaaaagacaaaagacaaaagacaaaagacaaaagacaaaagacaaaagacaaaagacaaaagacaaaagacaaaagacaaaagacaaaagacaaaagacaaaagacaaaagacaaaagacaaaagacaaaagacaaaagacaaaagacaaaagacaaaagacaaaagacaaaagacaaaagacaaaagacaaaagacaaaagataaaagacaaaagacaaaagacaaaagacaaaagacaaaagacaaaagacaaaagacaaaagacaaaaaacaaaagacaaaagacaaaagacaaaagacaaaagacaaaagacaaaagacaaaagacaaaagacaaaagacaaaagacaaaagacaaaagacaaaagacaaaagacaaaagacaaaagataAAAGACAatag